acaaatatattttacttatatagctgtaagaaatattcacaatCCATTATATTGTCTATGCACCagcaaccttggaaactaatatgtcccttgtgcttgtagctacactaactcactcaccttttaaattgaaacaaaacaatactaagtatggctATTTGGTGGTCCACCTGtaccatattttaatatgtgatgagtgggctCGTCAAATTACCTAGAAgggattaaatataaataaaattaatttggtccctagttaacattataataaattttattgcatatcaacacaatatacatatatccatgaaataaatgtttatattccaGGAGGCATGCAAGCAGCAGCTGCCGTGCAGGTTGCTGCCTCGGCGCCCCCGCCGGCTCCCGTCGCTCACCCTCCACAGAGCAAGGAGTTTAACACCGCTTCATTATGCAAGTGTGTAGTACTGGTgacttataaaaagtttaaaatagaaCTGAATGAGCCAAGATGCTATGTGTATCTGCAGTGTTTGCAGATAATACTGAATtaacatttgcttaatttgtgtttataattcaactcgtgcttggtggtgaatgaaaacattgtgaggaaacctgcatgtgtataacttcaatgaaattctgtcacatgtgtatcttATCTACCAACTCATATTAGAGCAGCATTGTGGAATTGGCTCCAAACTttcacctcaaagggagaggaggccttagcctagcagagGACCAGTTACAGCCTGTAACTTTACTTttcaaactaatattacatattggAAAAATAGAGCTTTTAGGTATATGTGTGCTTTTGACAAAcataataagaagaaaaaatacaccaagatattttaaaagaaattacaatgttttttttagttttatgttaaattatatactatataatgtatatgtaatacaattacaaaaaaatctatcGTGTCTTCAATTATTCCAATCAATTCTTTGATCTTTATGACCATGACCAATGAAATCTATGATCTTTAATTTCAGATTTGGCCAGGAAACAGTCCAAGACATAGTTAGTAGAACACAAGATGTTTTTCAAACTTTAAAAGCCATTCAACCACCGAATGGAACCCAGCATGGTGAAAATGCAAGTAATGACAAGAAAGCAAAGATGCAAGAGCAGCTTCGTACAATAAGACTCTTGTTCAAGCGGCTAAGACTCATCTATGAGAAATGTAATGAGACATGTCAGGTAATTAAACagtgatattaattttactactaaataagcactcataataaattttattaccacAGTAGAAAATAAGCCCAGATCGCCCAGCGGCTTGAATgcttgcatcttaactgatggtAGCGTGTTAAAACCCAGGCAGTTGCCTATTGAATTTTatgggcttaatttgtgtttctaattcgTGTCATGCAGGTaatgatggaaaacatcgtgaggaaacttgcatgtgtctaatatcaatgaaattctgccacatgtgtagccTTGCACCCTTCCACCTTCAACCTTCCACCagggtggtggaataaactccaaaccttatcctcaaaggaagaggaggactttacttttattttagataaaatataatacttaaatatgcCAAATCGCTTGTTATTAAAAGGTACTAATAACTAtctgattttataataacagaaatcaacaattacattaattactttaaattaataacaaaaatcaactatcatataatatatatgaccaTTGTATGTCGGAAGCACCCAAACTTCGCACCAAAACGTAAACCCAAGCCTCTGTGACAGGCGACCGCGCgctctttttttaatgaattactcTACAAGATATTGATGCagaaatagatatttatatataaaacaaaacaattcctTCGaactgtttatatttactttaattttacttccactttttatattaaaaacgctaTGACCGCCGCAATCGGTGCTTAGGATTCGAAATTCTAAAATCAGTGTACCTACCCAGTCACAGGACtcctaatttatacatataaaattcgcGTTTTACTTTCGTCCATATGCACTGGTAGCTCACGATAGAATAGCATGCTGTAGAAATTCTACTTGAGCTAGACACTTGGACTGTTTAATTTAACCGTGCTccacgaaaatatttaaattaacagtaaATCTTTGCTTTAGATAATTAAGTGACAAATATGTTTCTATTAGAGTATGAAATCATTAGTTATTGGAAGTTACtaacatcaaataataaatccTGCGATTTAGTCGTATTCGTTGCTTCTACAGAACACTGCTGTCAACGTTATTTAGCGTTGTAAGGTTGCGAACACACTATACGCGATGTCAGTGCGTTTGTGGAAGTAttaaagcaaatatatatttaatagcagTTACACTGTCTGCGActttagtatttgttttttattcttctttcaacatttttgtttatgaacaTCTAAGCTTTACTCTTAAATCGGCGCTGAGTATTTTATACAATGCTTAAACTTTGTTCTCAGGGCATGGAGTATACACACATGGAAAGTCTGATTCCAATAAAAGATGAAGCGGACAACAAGGCGTTAGACGAGAGGCGAAATACAGAATCATACAGACTAGCGTTGGAGGAAAACAGAGAATTAACGGAGCaggtattgtatttaatttagttttaatgatACTAAAAGAATCACGTCTTAATTAacgttatagttttatataaatgataactattatttttaatttatttatatattatttttataattgggaGTTTCAAAATTTGTAACGCAAAAATTTTGTAAGTAAtgagataattttttattttttttatttgtaaagaataaaaagtCGCAAAAATACAGCAATTCAAGCCCTCAGGCTTAAATCACGCGGGTTTTATTTTCATCGTTTGTGGGTTACATCATTTTGCTTCCCGCGTAcaagaaatattgtttttttattttgtttacatgtaATGCTCGATCAACATAGTCATAtcaattaacaataattcatatggagctgaaagttcgTGTATTCGAGAAATTTTGTCGTTATTCCATTGGTTTAATGAATAGTCTTTCCTGATTTAAACTATAAGAATAGATaatcatatcatatattttctCTTATATACATTAGAACTGATTATTATTACCGTATGTAGATGTTTTCAGAAAATAATTGGTTTTAGTCCAGATTTAATGTACTTTAAGTAACATCAACTTTTGATGTTAAAGTTAACgaccttatttaaaataaatgcatttttaacattgactcgaatttttttttcaggtggTTCTCAAAAATAAACAGCTAAAGGAGGTAATCACAAATCTAAGAACGATAATTTgggaaataaatgtaatgttaacAATGCGTAGATCATAAATAGCTAATAcaattgttatgtaaatgttaGTATTaagttaatacaattatataagatactatgtttttttttaatttatttttagactgCGTCTAcatgaagtatatttaaatgtcattaaaaattttttaaatatacttattgagGATTCCCTAACATGTCCTAGCTTGGATGCCGTATGGATACATATGTTTAGGTCGCAGGGAACTAGCTTATTTAGTTATTCAATCAACAGCCCAGATTTTTTAGTACACAGCTCCGTGTAACCAACAACATTGGTATACAGCCAATACATATTCCGTTCATAGAATatagcaaaatcaaaatatactttatacaagtagcctttttacaagcacttttgaatcgtcattttacaaaattgtattaagcAAAGTTGAATTTgcagagtcggaaacttggcgttataagctgaTCCTTAAGTCTCGTGTacgtacaataattatttatcactgattctatcaaagtgatcaatgatACTGTGAATAACATGTAAATGATACTATGAATACATGACAttgctgtaaatatattgtgacgcaaatTCGAGTATACTTTGTCAAACAAAAAGCGTTTTTTCCTGTTAGGGATGATAAATGAGGATGAAGATGAAATTTAGAATCTAATGTTATTTCTAAAAACACCTTAATATCGGTTACATCAAGATAGTTActgtttaatgatatattataatttttttatattcctttttttatgatattggacATGCAagtgggccaccttatggtaagtggtcaccacctcctatagacaatggcactcTAATaactattaaccattccttacatcaccgatgcgctaccaaccttgggaactaagatgttatgaccattatacttgtagttacactggctcactcacccttcgaaccggaacagaacaatacggagtactgctgtttggcggtggaatatctgatgagtggtacctacccagatgggcttgcacaaagacctaccactaAGATAGTTTTCTAATCATTGGGTAGTGTTGAAactatacattttgtttttttagcattcagatttaaaatatttattgtgaacTAAATAATTTGCTTAAGACTGtcctgaaaacaaaaatatttatgtcgaGAGTGGTGTGTCAATGGACACGGTGCACTATACCCTGACGGAGTGTGTCGCGTGGAGGCCCCAAAAGCATTCCATGGGGGTGATTGTTGGCTGAAGTGCTGGGTGGAATATTTTCACCATTACCATTAGGTATATTGTCACCCTCCCAGAGTCGAATGCAACCCCTGAAAGGTCTTTCTCTACCCTAAAGAGGTTAAAGGCTTACCTCAGAAATAAGATGGGAGAGAAAGGTCACTGGTCACTCACTGGTTTGGCTTTAATGAGCGTACATCGAGATCTGGCGGAGCAACTAGATTccgaagaaataataaaaaatgctatAATTTCGTTAAAGACTTCTTATGGATGAAGTAAAACAacttcacaaaataaataataatatttatttgtaattataagagTATACAggattgagttttttttttacattttagtatttt
The nucleotide sequence above comes from Vanessa tameamea isolate UH-Manoa-2023 chromosome 2, ilVanTame1 primary haplotype, whole genome shotgun sequence. Encoded proteins:
- the LOC113401091 gene encoding mediator of RNA polymerase II transcription subunit 30 — translated: MAGQGHQFPGNFQGNAGAMRTGFGGPMGGQMQAMPNQMTGVMGGPMGNTGMVGMGNQMVPPYGAAMPGQMTNMGMGGQGMGTAMAGVGAGPGGLGSQAVQQQGGMQAAAAVQVAASAPPPAPVAHPPQSKEFNTASLCKFGQETVQDIVSRTQDVFQTLKAIQPPNGTQHGENASNDKKAKMQEQLRTIRLLFKRLRLIYEKCNETCQGMEYTHMESLIPIKDEADNKALDERRNTESYRLALEENRELTEQVVLKNKQLKEVITNLRTIIWEINVMLTMRRS